In Streptomyces seoulensis, the following are encoded in one genomic region:
- a CDS encoding bifunctional ADP-dependent NAD(P)H-hydrate dehydratase/NAD(P)H-hydrate epimerase gives MRRAYSVETVRAAERALMARLPEGTLMQRAAAGLAAACADFLGRVYGSRVVLLVGSGDNGGDALYAGARLRRRGAGVTAVLLSPDRAHEGGLAALRRAGGAVIGPERALGAIERADLVVDGVVGIGGKGGLRPDAARLASAAERARAAIVAVDLPSGVDADTGEVSGAAVRADLTVTFGAYKPGLLIDPGREYAGTVRLVGIGLELPPDPVLQALQHEDVARLLPRPGAESDKYRRGVLGVAAGSARYPGAAVLAVSGALRGGAGAVRYVGPAGDAVIARFPETLVSDQGPDHAGRVQAWVVGPGAGDDAATVAKVLGADVPVLLDADGLRLADRDLVRGRTAPTLMTPHAGEAAALLGVRREEVEAARLTSVRELAATYRATVLLKGSTTLVADPGGGPVRVNSTGTGWLATAGSGDVLSGLAGSLLASHLSALDAGSVAAYLHGLAGRLASRGAPIAALDITEHLPDAWRDVVRD, from the coding sequence ATGCGACGTGCGTACAGCGTGGAGACGGTACGGGCCGCCGAGCGCGCCCTGATGGCCCGGCTGCCCGAGGGCACCCTGATGCAGCGGGCGGCCGCCGGACTGGCCGCCGCCTGCGCCGATTTCCTCGGGCGGGTGTACGGCAGCCGGGTGGTGCTGCTGGTCGGCAGCGGCGACAACGGCGGCGACGCGCTGTACGCCGGGGCCCGGCTGCGCCGGCGCGGCGCCGGGGTCACCGCCGTCCTCCTCTCGCCCGACCGCGCCCACGAGGGCGGCCTCGCCGCGCTGCGCCGGGCGGGCGGCGCCGTCATCGGCCCCGAGCGGGCGCTCGGCGCGATCGAGCGGGCCGACCTCGTGGTGGACGGAGTCGTCGGCATCGGCGGCAAGGGGGGCCTGAGGCCCGACGCCGCCCGCCTCGCCTCGGCCGCCGAGCGGGCGCGGGCCGCGATCGTCGCCGTGGACCTGCCCAGCGGGGTCGACGCGGACACCGGCGAGGTGTCCGGCGCCGCCGTACGCGCCGACCTCACCGTCACGTTCGGCGCCTACAAGCCCGGCCTGCTGATCGACCCCGGCCGGGAGTACGCCGGGACGGTACGGCTCGTCGGGATCGGCCTCGAACTCCCCCCGGACCCGGTACTTCAGGCGCTCCAGCACGAGGACGTGGCCCGGCTGCTGCCCCGGCCCGGCGCGGAGAGCGACAAGTACCGGCGCGGGGTGCTCGGCGTCGCCGCCGGCTCCGCGCGCTACCCGGGCGCCGCCGTCCTCGCCGTCTCCGGCGCCCTGCGCGGCGGCGCGGGCGCCGTACGGTACGTCGGCCCCGCCGGGGACGCGGTCATCGCCCGTTTCCCCGAGACCCTCGTCTCCGACCAGGGCCCCGACCACGCGGGTCGGGTGCAGGCGTGGGTGGTGGGACCGGGCGCCGGGGACGACGCGGCGACCGTGGCGAAGGTGCTCGGCGCCGACGTACCCGTGCTGCTGGACGCCGACGGGCTGCGCCTGGCCGACCGCGACCTCGTACGCGGGCGCACCGCGCCGACCCTGATGACCCCTCACGCGGGCGAGGCCGCCGCCCTGCTGGGGGTGCGCCGCGAGGAGGTCGAGGCGGCCCGGCTGACCTCGGTGCGCGAACTGGCCGCCACCTACCGGGCGACGGTGCTGCTGAAGGGCTCCACCACCCTGGTCGCCGACCCCGGCGGCGGCCCGGTCCGGGTCAACTCCACCGGCACCGGCTGGCTGGCCACGGCCGGCAGCGGTGACGTGCTGTCAGGGCTCGCCGGATCACTGCTCGCCTCCCACCTGTCCGCGCTGGACGCGGGCAGCGTCGCCGCCTACCTCCACGGCCTCGCCGGCCGCCTGGCCTCGCGCGGTGCCCCCATCGCGGCCCTGGACATCACCGAGCACCTGCCCGACGCCTGGCGGGACGTCGTACGGGACTGA
- a CDS encoding holo-ACP synthase — protein sequence MSIIGVGIDVAEIDRFRAALERTPNLAARLFVAAELTLPGGERRGIASLAARFAAKEALAKALGAPAGLLWTDAEVYVEASGQPRLRVKGTVAARAAELGVRSWHVSLSHDAGVASAVVIAEA from the coding sequence ATGAGCATCATCGGGGTCGGGATCGACGTGGCCGAGATCGACCGGTTCCGGGCGGCGCTGGAGCGCACCCCCAACCTGGCCGCCCGGCTGTTCGTCGCGGCGGAGCTGACGCTGCCGGGCGGGGAGCGGCGCGGGATCGCCTCGCTCGCCGCCCGCTTCGCGGCCAAGGAGGCCCTCGCCAAGGCGCTGGGCGCCCCCGCCGGGCTGCTGTGGACCGACGCCGAGGTGTACGTCGAGGCCAGCGGGCAGCCCCGGCTGCGGGTCAAGGGCACCGTCGCGGCCCGCGCGGCCGAGCTGGGGGTGCGGTCCTGGCACGTCTCGCTCAGCCATGACGCGGGCGTCGCCTCCGCCGTGGTGATCGCCGAGGCGTGA
- the coaA gene encoding type I pantothenate kinase, which produces MPRSAHRHRPEATPYVDLTRAEWSALRDKTPQPLTAEEVEKLRGLGDVIDLDEVRDIYLPLSRLLNLYVGATDGLRGALNTFLGEKGSQSGTPFVIGVAGSVAVGKSTVARLLQALLSRWPEHPRVELVTTDGFLLPTKELQARGLMSRKGFPESYDRRALTRFVADIKAGKDEVTAPVYSHLIYDIVPGERLTVRRPDILIVEGLNVLQPALPGSDGRTRVGLADYFDFSVYVDASGEDIERWYLERFKKLRQTAFHNPSSYFRKYTQVSEQEAVDYARMLWRTINKPNLTENIAPTRGRATLQLRKGPDHTVQRLRLRKL; this is translated from the coding sequence ATGCCCCGGAGCGCCCACCGGCACAGGCCGGAGGCGACTCCCTACGTCGATCTCACCCGCGCCGAATGGAGCGCGCTGCGCGACAAGACGCCGCAGCCGCTCACCGCCGAGGAGGTGGAGAAGCTGCGCGGCCTCGGCGACGTCATCGACCTCGACGAGGTGCGGGACATCTACCTCCCGCTCTCCCGGCTGCTCAACCTCTACGTCGGCGCCACCGACGGCCTCAGAGGCGCCCTGAACACCTTCCTGGGCGAGAAGGGCTCCCAGTCCGGCACCCCCTTCGTCATAGGCGTGGCCGGCTCGGTGGCCGTCGGCAAGTCCACCGTGGCCCGCCTGCTCCAGGCCCTGCTCTCCCGGTGGCCCGAACACCCCCGCGTGGAGCTGGTCACCACCGACGGCTTCCTGCTGCCCACCAAGGAGCTGCAGGCCCGCGGACTGATGTCCAGGAAGGGCTTCCCCGAGTCCTACGACCGCCGCGCCCTGACCCGCTTCGTCGCCGACATCAAGGCCGGCAAGGACGAGGTCACCGCACCGGTCTACTCCCACCTGATCTACGACATCGTCCCCGGCGAGCGTCTCACCGTGCGCCGCCCGGACATCCTCATCGTCGAGGGACTCAACGTCCTCCAGCCCGCCCTGCCCGGCAGCGACGGCCGCACCCGGGTCGGTCTCGCCGACTACTTCGACTTCAGCGTGTACGTCGACGCGAGCGGCGAGGACATCGAGCGCTGGTACCTGGAGCGGTTCAAGAAGCTGCGCCAGACCGCGTTCCACAACCCGTCCTCGTACTTCCGCAAGTACACCCAGGTCTCCGAGCAGGAGGCGGTGGACTACGCGCGCATGCTCTGGCGGACCATCAACAAGCCCAACCTGACCGAGAACATCGCCCCCACCCGCGGCCGGGCCACCCTCCAGCTCCGCAAGGGCCCCGACCACACCGTGCAGCGACTCCGGCTGCGCAAGCTGTAG
- a CDS encoding acyltransferase family protein codes for MTQRDDTAVAVTADERHMEEAVSVHVPVSQAPSEPKEAAPTARAKGQRLAALDGLRFLAAVAVVVFHFTGQTPGTMEHIWGRPYQAIFPDSHRYLAFGRLGVDLFFLISGFVICMSAWGRSPRDFFISRVTRLYPMYWIGVLVSTAVIYLFDTPMGHPNPRVIFANLTMLQKPLGVDDLDSVYWTLWPELCFYLTFSIVVWKGLTYTRVAVFAGIWTVAAVLAPAAHLPLLTVLVNPVSAPFFIAGMAFYLMYRFRATPLLWGIVLMSWLLAMHFILTPHGGRLDWDTWHPWRGWLVLTITGFFALIAAIALGWTSRIQWRWLSVAGTMTFPLYLLHDVIGLTVAHHFGDRMDPRLLVVCTVAALVLLAYVVHRLVERPIAKYMRRWLNSASFGLEAPAVRRG; via the coding sequence ATGACCCAGAGGGATGACACGGCCGTGGCCGTCACGGCCGATGAGCGACACATGGAGGAGGCCGTCAGCGTCCACGTTCCGGTGTCACAGGCACCGTCGGAGCCGAAGGAGGCCGCGCCCACTGCGCGGGCGAAGGGGCAGCGTCTTGCCGCGCTGGACGGGCTGCGGTTCCTGGCCGCCGTCGCGGTGGTGGTCTTCCACTTCACCGGGCAGACGCCGGGCACGATGGAGCACATCTGGGGGCGCCCGTACCAGGCGATCTTCCCGGACTCGCACCGCTATCTGGCCTTCGGCCGGCTCGGGGTCGACCTGTTCTTCCTGATCAGCGGCTTCGTGATCTGCATGAGCGCCTGGGGCCGCTCGCCCCGCGACTTCTTCATCTCCCGGGTGACCCGGCTGTACCCGATGTACTGGATCGGCGTGCTGGTGTCGACGGCCGTCATCTACCTGTTCGACACCCCGATGGGGCACCCGAACCCGAGGGTGATCTTCGCCAACCTCACGATGCTGCAGAAGCCGCTGGGCGTGGACGACCTGGACTCGGTGTACTGGACGCTCTGGCCGGAGCTGTGCTTCTACCTGACGTTCTCGATCGTGGTGTGGAAGGGGCTGACGTACACCCGTGTCGCCGTCTTCGCCGGTATCTGGACGGTCGCCGCGGTGCTGGCCCCGGCCGCGCATCTGCCGCTGCTGACGGTGCTGGTCAACCCGGTCTCCGCGCCGTTCTTCATCGCGGGCATGGCGTTCTACCTGATGTACCGGTTCCGGGCGACCCCGCTGCTGTGGGGGATCGTGCTGATGTCGTGGCTGCTGGCGATGCACTTCATCCTCACCCCGCACGGCGGCCGGCTCGACTGGGACACCTGGCACCCGTGGCGCGGCTGGCTGGTGCTGACGATCACCGGCTTCTTCGCGCTGATCGCCGCCATCGCGCTCGGCTGGACCAGCCGCATCCAGTGGCGCTGGCTGAGCGTGGCGGGGACGATGACCTTCCCGCTGTACCTGCTGCACGACGTGATCGGCCTGACCGTCGCCCATCACTTCGGTGACCGGATGGACCCCCGCCTGCTGGTGGTGTGCACGGTGGCCGCGCTGGTCCTGCTCGCCTACGTGGTGCACCGGCTGGTGGAGCGCCCGATAGCGAAGTACATGCGCCGCTGGCTCAACAGCGCCTCCTTCGGCCTGGAGGCCCCGGCGGTCCGCCGAGGCTGA
- the truA gene encoding tRNA pseudouridine(38-40) synthase TruA, whose protein sequence is MSDEAQPGHVRIRLDLSYDGTDFHGWAKQAGGRRTVQGEIEDALRTVTRSKETYELTVAGRTDAGVHARGQVAHVDLPEPVWAEHREKLLKRLAGRLSKDVRVWSLTEAPPGFNARFSAVWRRYAYRVTDNPGGVDPLLRNHVLWHDWPLDVDVMNEAARALLGEHDFAAYCKKREGATTIRTLQELSLVRGADGVITATVRADAFCHNMVRSLIGALLFTGDGHRGPEWPGKVLAAGVRDSAVHVVRPHGLTLEEVGYPADELLAARNKEARNRRSLPPAGCC, encoded by the coding sequence GTGAGTGACGAAGCACAGCCCGGCCATGTCCGTATCCGCCTCGACCTGTCCTACGACGGCACCGACTTCCACGGCTGGGCCAAGCAGGCCGGCGGGCGGCGGACCGTGCAGGGCGAGATCGAGGACGCCCTGCGCACGGTGACCCGGTCCAAGGAGACGTACGAGCTGACGGTGGCCGGGCGGACGGACGCCGGGGTGCACGCGCGCGGCCAGGTCGCCCATGTCGACCTGCCGGAGCCGGTGTGGGCCGAGCACCGGGAGAAGCTGCTGAAGCGGCTCGCGGGCCGGCTGTCCAAGGACGTACGGGTCTGGTCCCTGACCGAGGCCCCGCCCGGCTTCAACGCCCGTTTCTCCGCCGTCTGGCGGCGCTACGCGTACCGCGTCACCGACAACCCCGGCGGTGTCGACCCGCTGCTGCGCAACCATGTCCTGTGGCACGACTGGCCGTTGGACGTGGACGTGATGAACGAGGCGGCCCGCGCCCTGCTGGGCGAGCACGACTTCGCGGCGTACTGCAAGAAGCGCGAGGGCGCCACCACCATCCGCACCCTCCAGGAGCTGAGCCTGGTGCGCGGCGCGGACGGGGTGATCACGGCCACCGTGCGCGCGGACGCCTTCTGCCACAACATGGTGCGCTCGCTGATCGGCGCCCTGCTGTTCACCGGCGACGGGCACCGGGGCCCCGAGTGGCCCGGGAAGGTGCTGGCGGCCGGGGTGCGGGACTCCGCCGTGCACGTGGTGCGGCCGCACGGGCTGACGCTGGAGGAGGTCGGCTATCCCGCCGACGAGCTGCTGGCCGCCCGGAACAAGGAGGCCCGCAACCGGCGCTCGCTCCCGCCGGCGGGCTGCTGCTGA
- a CDS encoding DUF389 domain-containing protein, which produces MLHLRLIVPSDRTDEVVRLIESTVGAVHLVVLPGAARDPAGDVVMCDVAREAGDGLLSRLQDLGIDRTGSIAADNVDLSLSTRADRAEEEAPGEAADAVLWQHLVEETHEESTLSVTYVAFLAIATMIAACGVVLDNAVLIVGAMAVGPEFGPLAGISTALVRGKPRLAARSLIALVVGFAVAMALTVGFSVLMDLLGQFSKDQLDGSRPNTGFVYAPDAFSFVVALLAGAAGTLSLTSAKSGALVGVAISVTTVPAAANAAVALAYGDTTQTVGSSEQLLLNLFGIVVAGVLTLLAQKAFWARKGRKSAQGTKGGKPETA; this is translated from the coding sequence ATGCTGCATCTGCGCCTGATCGTCCCGTCCGACCGCACGGACGAGGTGGTGCGCCTGATCGAGTCCACGGTCGGCGCCGTCCACCTCGTGGTGCTGCCCGGCGCCGCCCGCGACCCGGCCGGGGACGTGGTGATGTGCGACGTGGCCCGGGAGGCGGGCGACGGCCTGCTCTCCCGGCTCCAGGACCTCGGCATCGACCGCACCGGCTCGATCGCCGCGGACAACGTGGACCTGTCGCTGTCGACACGCGCCGACCGCGCCGAGGAGGAGGCGCCCGGCGAGGCCGCGGACGCCGTGCTGTGGCAGCACCTGGTGGAGGAGACGCACGAGGAGTCGACCCTCTCGGTGACCTACGTCGCCTTCCTCGCCATCGCCACGATGATCGCGGCCTGCGGTGTGGTGCTGGACAACGCGGTGCTGATCGTCGGCGCGATGGCGGTGGGCCCGGAGTTCGGACCGCTGGCGGGGATCAGTACCGCGCTGGTGCGTGGGAAGCCCCGGCTCGCGGCGCGATCGCTGATCGCGCTGGTGGTGGGCTTCGCCGTGGCGATGGCGCTCACCGTCGGCTTCAGCGTGCTGATGGACCTGCTCGGCCAGTTCAGCAAGGACCAGTTGGACGGGTCCCGGCCCAACACCGGGTTCGTGTACGCGCCGGACGCGTTCTCGTTCGTGGTGGCGCTGCTCGCGGGGGCGGCGGGCACGCTCTCGCTGACCTCGGCCAAGTCAGGCGCGCTGGTCGGCGTGGCCATCTCGGTCACCACCGTGCCGGCCGCCGCGAACGCGGCCGTGGCCCTCGCCTACGGGGACACCACGCAGACCGTCGGCTCCAGCGAGCAACTGTTGCTGAACCTGTTCGGCATCGTGGTGGCGGGCGTGCTGACCCTCCTGGCCCAGAAGGCGTTCTGGGCCAGGAAGGGCAGGAAGAGCGCGCAGGGTACAAAGGGCGGCAAGCCCGAAACGGCTTAG
- the rpsI gene encoding 30S ribosomal protein S9 yields the protein MAETTPEQPLEETELVDIESYTTETELPVEGEYTSESLASHFGEPQPAAGLGRRKNAIARVRIVPGTGKWKINGRTLEDYFPNKVHQQEVNEPFKVLELEGRYDVVARIAGGGVSGQAGALRLGVARALNEADVDNNRGALKKAGFLKRDDRAVERKKAGLKKARKAPQYSKR from the coding sequence GTGGCCGAGACCACCCCCGAGCAGCCGCTCGAAGAGACTGAGCTCGTCGACATCGAGAGCTACACCACCGAGACCGAGCTCCCCGTCGAGGGCGAGTACACGTCGGAGTCCCTCGCGTCCCACTTCGGCGAGCCCCAGCCGGCCGCCGGCCTGGGCCGTCGCAAGAACGCCATCGCCCGCGTCCGGATCGTCCCGGGCACCGGCAAGTGGAAGATCAACGGTCGCACCCTCGAGGACTACTTCCCGAACAAGGTGCACCAGCAGGAAGTCAACGAGCCCTTCAAGGTGCTCGAGCTCGAGGGCCGTTACGACGTCGTCGCCCGCATCGCGGGTGGCGGTGTCTCCGGTCAGGCCGGTGCGCTCCGTCTCGGTGTCGCCCGTGCGCTGAACGAGGCGGACGTCGACAACAACCGCGGCGCCCTGAAGAAGGCCGGGTTCCTCAAGCGCGACGACCGTGCGGTCGAGCGCAAGAAGGCCGGTCTCAAGAAGGCCCGCAAGGCTCCGCAGTACAGCAAGCGCTAA
- the glmM gene encoding phosphoglucosamine mutase, whose translation MGRLFGTDGVRGVANADLTAEMALGLSVAAAHVLAEAGTFEGHRPTAVVGRDPRASGEFLEAAVVAGLASAGVDVLRVGVLPTPAVAHLTGVLGADLGVMLSASHNAMPDNGVKFFARGGHKLADELEGRIEAVYESHRHGEPWERPTGAGVGRVRDYEAGSETYVSHLLSVLPNRLDGLTIVLDEAHGAAAGVSPEAFSRAGATLVTIGAEPDGLNINDGCGSTHLDLLKAAVLEHGADLGIAHDGDADRCLAVDHTGEEVDGDQILAVLALAMRERSALPADTVVATVMSNLGFKLAMERAGIRLVQTAVGDRYVLEEMKEHGYALGGEQSGHVIILDHATTGDGTLTGLLLAARVAETGRALRELASVMDRLPQVLVNVPDVDRSRVGTSADLAAAVGEAERELGQTGRVLLRPSGTEPLVRVMVEAADIDQARTVAGRLADAVKSALG comes from the coding sequence GTGGGACGACTCTTCGGTACCGACGGCGTGCGTGGCGTCGCCAACGCGGACCTGACGGCCGAGATGGCGCTCGGCCTGTCCGTCGCGGCGGCGCACGTGCTGGCCGAGGCGGGCACGTTCGAGGGCCATCGGCCGACCGCCGTGGTGGGCCGTGATCCGCGTGCGTCCGGGGAGTTCCTGGAGGCCGCCGTCGTCGCGGGCCTCGCCAGCGCGGGCGTGGACGTGCTCCGCGTCGGTGTGCTGCCCACCCCCGCCGTCGCCCACCTGACCGGAGTGCTCGGCGCCGACCTCGGTGTGATGCTGTCCGCCAGCCACAACGCGATGCCGGACAACGGCGTCAAGTTCTTCGCCCGCGGCGGCCACAAGCTCGCGGACGAGCTGGAGGGCCGTATCGAGGCCGTCTACGAGTCGCACCGCCACGGCGAGCCCTGGGAGCGCCCCACCGGCGCCGGGGTCGGCCGGGTCCGTGACTACGAGGCGGGCTCGGAGACGTACGTCTCCCACCTGCTGTCGGTACTGCCCAACCGGCTCGACGGGCTGACGATCGTCCTGGACGAGGCGCACGGCGCGGCCGCCGGTGTCTCCCCGGAGGCGTTCTCCCGTGCCGGTGCGACCCTCGTCACCATCGGTGCCGAGCCGGACGGCCTCAACATCAACGACGGCTGTGGCTCGACCCACCTGGACCTGCTGAAGGCCGCCGTGCTGGAGCACGGCGCGGACCTCGGCATCGCGCACGACGGGGACGCCGACCGCTGCCTGGCCGTGGACCACACCGGCGAGGAGGTCGACGGCGACCAGATCCTCGCGGTGCTGGCGCTGGCGATGCGGGAGCGCTCGGCGCTGCCCGCCGACACCGTCGTGGCCACCGTCATGTCCAACCTGGGCTTCAAGCTCGCCATGGAGCGGGCCGGCATCCGCCTGGTGCAGACGGCCGTGGGGGACCGGTACGTGCTGGAGGAGATGAAGGAGCACGGCTACGCCCTCGGCGGCGAGCAGTCCGGGCACGTCATCATCCTGGACCACGCCACCACCGGTGACGGCACGCTGACCGGGCTGCTGCTGGCGGCGCGGGTCGCCGAGACCGGCCGGGCGCTGCGTGAGCTGGCCTCGGTGATGGACCGGCTGCCGCAGGTGCTGGTCAACGTCCCGGACGTGGACCGCTCGCGGGTGGGCACCTCGGCCGACCTCGCGGCCGCCGTGGGCGAGGCCGAGCGTGAACTCGGGCAGACCGGGCGGGTGTTGCTCCGCCCCTCGGGCACCGAGCCGCTGGTCCGCGTGATGGTCGAGGCCGCCGACATCGACCAGGCCCGCACGGTCGCCGGGCGGCTGGCGGACGCGGTCAAGTCGGCGCTGGGCTAA
- the rplM gene encoding 50S ribosomal protein L13: MRTYSPKPGDVTRQWYVIDAQDIVLGRLATTAATLLRGKHKPIYAPHVDTGDFVIVVNADKVHLSGNKRTQKMAYRHSGYPGGLRSVRYDELLDKNPEKAVEKAVKGMLPKNSLGRQMLSKLKVYKGDQHPHAAQQPVPFEITQVAQ, translated from the coding sequence GTGCGTACGTACAGCCCCAAGCCCGGCGATGTGACGCGCCAGTGGTACGTCATCGACGCTCAGGACATCGTCCTGGGTCGTCTCGCCACCACCGCCGCGACCCTTCTCCGGGGCAAGCACAAGCCGATCTACGCGCCGCATGTCGACACCGGTGACTTCGTCATCGTCGTCAACGCCGACAAGGTGCACCTGTCCGGCAACAAGCGGACCCAGAAGATGGCTTACCGCCACTCCGGCTACCCGGGTGGTCTGCGCTCCGTCCGTTACGACGAGCTGCTGGACAAGAACCCCGAGAAGGCCGTCGAGAAGGCCGTCAAGGGCATGCTCCCCAAGAACTCCCTTGGCCGTCAGATGCTCTCGAAGCTGAAGGTCTACAAGGGTGACCAGCACCCGCACGCTGCCCAGCAGCCGGTGCCGTTCGAGATCACCCAGGTCGCGCAGTAA
- the glmS gene encoding glutamine--fructose-6-phosphate transaminase (isomerizing) yields the protein MCGIVGYVGARSALDVVMAGLKRLEYRGYDSAGVAVLADGGLATAKRAGKLVNLEKELAEHPLPAGATGIGHTRWATHGGPTDANAHPHLDNAGRVAVVHNGIIENFAALRAELAERGHDLASETDTEVVAHLLAEEFSASADLAEAMRLVCRRLEGAFTLVAVHADEPDVVVGARRNSPLVVGVGEGETFLASDVAAFIAHTREAIELGQDQVVELRRDGVTVTGFDGSPAEVRAYHVDWDASAAEKGGYDYFMLKEIAEQPKAVADTLLGRIDPAGSLTLDEVRIGAAELREVDKVVIVACGTAFHAGMIAKYAIEHWTRIPCEVELASEFRYRDPILDGRSLVIAISQSGETMDTLMALRHAREQGSKVLAICNTNGSTIPRESDAVLYTHAGPEVAVASTKAFLTQLVACYLVALYLGQVRGTKWGDEIRDVVRDLSRISGAVDRVLETMEPVRELARSLAGKNTVLFLGRHVGYPVALEGALKLKELAYMHAEGFAAGELKHGPIALIEPDLPVVVIVPSPRGRSVLHDKIVSNIQEIRARGARTIVIAEEGDEAVVPYADHLIRVPATPTLLQPMVSAVPLQVFACELATARGNEVDQPRNLAKSVTVE from the coding sequence ATGTGCGGAATCGTGGGATACGTAGGGGCGCGGTCGGCGCTCGATGTCGTGATGGCCGGGCTGAAGCGGCTGGAGTACCGGGGCTACGACTCGGCCGGTGTCGCGGTACTCGCGGACGGCGGCCTGGCCACGGCGAAGCGGGCCGGGAAGCTGGTCAACCTGGAGAAGGAGCTGGCCGAACACCCGCTCCCGGCCGGCGCCACCGGCATCGGGCACACCCGCTGGGCCACCCACGGCGGCCCCACGGACGCCAACGCCCACCCGCACCTGGACAACGCGGGCCGGGTCGCGGTCGTGCACAACGGCATCATCGAGAACTTCGCCGCCCTGCGTGCCGAACTCGCCGAGCGCGGCCACGACTTGGCCTCCGAGACCGACACCGAGGTGGTCGCGCACCTGCTCGCGGAGGAGTTCTCCGCGAGCGCCGACCTCGCGGAGGCGATGCGGCTGGTGTGCCGCCGTCTGGAGGGCGCGTTCACCCTGGTCGCGGTGCACGCCGACGAGCCGGACGTGGTCGTGGGCGCCCGCCGCAACTCCCCGCTGGTGGTGGGCGTCGGCGAGGGCGAGACGTTCCTCGCCTCCGACGTGGCCGCGTTCATCGCGCACACCCGCGAGGCGATCGAGCTGGGCCAGGACCAGGTCGTCGAGCTGCGCCGCGACGGCGTCACCGTGACCGGCTTCGACGGCAGCCCCGCCGAGGTCCGCGCCTACCACGTCGACTGGGACGCCTCGGCCGCCGAGAAGGGCGGCTACGACTACTTCATGCTCAAGGAGATCGCCGAGCAGCCCAAGGCGGTCGCGGACACCCTCCTCGGCCGCATCGACCCGGCCGGCTCGCTCACCCTGGACGAGGTGCGGATCGGAGCGGCCGAGCTGCGCGAGGTGGACAAGGTCGTCATCGTCGCCTGCGGCACCGCCTTCCACGCCGGGATGATCGCCAAGTACGCCATCGAGCACTGGACCCGCATCCCCTGCGAGGTCGAGCTGGCCAGCGAGTTCCGCTACCGGGACCCGATCCTGGACGGGCGTTCGCTGGTCATCGCCATCTCCCAGTCCGGCGAGACCATGGACACCCTGATGGCGCTCAGGCACGCCCGCGAGCAGGGCTCCAAGGTGCTCGCCATCTGCAACACCAACGGCTCGACCATCCCGCGCGAGTCCGACGCCGTGCTCTACACGCACGCCGGGCCCGAGGTCGCCGTCGCCTCCACCAAGGCGTTCCTGACCCAGCTGGTCGCCTGCTACCTCGTCGCCCTCTACCTGGGCCAGGTGCGCGGCACCAAGTGGGGCGACGAGATCCGGGACGTCGTGCGCGACCTCTCCCGCATCTCCGGCGCGGTCGACCGGGTCCTGGAGACCATGGAGCCGGTACGGGAACTCGCCCGCTCCCTCGCCGGGAAGAACACCGTGCTCTTCCTCGGCCGCCATGTGGGCTACCCCGTCGCCCTGGAGGGCGCCCTCAAGCTCAAGGAACTCGCCTACATGCACGCCGAGGGCTTCGCGGCCGGCGAGCTGAAGCACGGCCCGATCGCGCTGATCGAGCCGGACCTGCCGGTCGTCGTCATCGTGCCCTCCCCGCGCGGCCGCTCGGTGCTGCACGACAAGATCGTCTCCAATATCCAGGAGATCCGCGCCCGGGGCGCCCGCACCATCGTCATCGCCGAGGAGGGCGACGAGGCGGTCGTCCCGTACGCCGACCACCTGATCCGCGTCCCGGCCACGCCGACGCTGCTCCAGCCGATGGTCTCGGCGGTGCCGCTCCAGGTGTTCGCCTGCGAACTGGCCACCGCGCGCGGCAACGAGGTGGACCAGCCGAGGAACCTGGCGAAGTCGGTGACGGTCGAGTAG